DNA from Corynebacterium aurimucosum ATCC 700975:
GAGACCTCGCTCGGCGGCCTAGCGAAGACGATGGGCTTCACCGTCTCCCAGGTGGAGTGCTAAACCAGCTGACGAAGCTGGTTGACGATGTCCCCAACGGGGACGTCGTGCTGCTCGTGTGCGCGTAGGTCCTTGAGCGCCACGGAGCCAGCCTCTAGCTCTTGGTCACCGAGGACGAGCGCGAAGCGGGCGTTGGCGCGGTCAGCGCCCTTCATCGCTCCCTTGAGGCCACGGTCACCGAAGGACATATCGGCAGAAATGCCGGCCTTGCGCAGGTCATTGATAATGCTGACCATTTTCTGCTTTGCCGCAGCGCCCAAGGCCACACCATAAACGGCTACACGCTCGTCGACGCCCTCGAGCTCCACGCCCTCGGCTTCCAGAGCCAAAACCGTGCGGTCCACGCCGAGGCCATAGCCAATGCCGGACAGCTCCTGCCCGCCGAGCTGAGCCATGAGCCCGTCGTAGCGGCCGCCGCCGCCAATGCCGGACTGCGCGCCGAGGCCATCGTGGACGAATTCGAAACAGGTCTTCGTGTAATAGTCGAGGCCGCGGACCATGCGCGGATTGATGGTATAGGGCACGCCCATGTCATCGAGCAGGCCAGTGACCGTCTCAAAGTGCTCACGGCACTCGGCATTGAGGTGGTCAAGCATCAAGGGGGCATCAACAAGCTGCTCTTGGACCTCCGGGCGCTTGTCATCGAGCACGCGCAGCGGGTTTAGCTCCGCGCGGGCCTTGGTTTCTTCGTCTAGATCCAGCTTGAACAGGAACTCCTGCAGCTTCTCACGGTAAGCTGGGCGGCAGTCGTGGTCACCCAAGCTGGTCAGCTCAAGGCGGAATTGGCTCAGGCCTAGGCTGCGGTAGGAGCGATCCGCCAAGGCAATGATCTCTGCGTCCAGCGCCGGATCATCCACGCCGATGGCCTCCACTCCAACCTGCTGCAGCTGGCGGTAGCGGCCCGCCTGCGGACGCTCGTAGCGGAAGAAGGGACCGAAATAGTTGAGCTTCACCGGAAGCTGGCCGCGGTCGAGGTTGTGTTCAATGACCGCGCGCATGACACCCGCGGTGCCCTCTGGTCGCAGCGTCACGGAACGATCACCGCGATCGGCGAAGGTGTACATCTCCTTCGACACGACGTCCGTGGACTCCCCCACGCCGCGGGCGAACAGCGACGTGTCCTCAAAGACGGGGAGTTCGATGTGTTGGAAGCCGGACAGGTGTGCCTGATGCACGAAGGCCTCACGGACCTTGGCGAAGATGGCCGATTGCGGCGGGACGTAGTCCGGCACACCCTTAGGCGCGGACAGGGCTTTGAACTGCTTCTTATCACTCACGCCCTTTAGAGTACATCCCCCGCTGCGCGTAGAAACGGATTAGTCGCGCGTTCGCGGCGCATGGTCGTCGTTGGGCCGTGCCCCGGCAAGATAGCAAGGGAGTCATCGAGCCCCCACACGGGACCGCGTAGCGAACGCTGCATCGCGGCGTGGTCGGAATGCGGCAAGTCAGTGCGCCCGATGGAGCCCTTAAACAGCACGTCGCCCGTCAGGGCAATCCCCTCAGCCACGAGGATGACGCATCCCGGCGAATGCCCTGGCGCATGGAGCAGATCGAATTCCAGGCCAACCAGACTCAACGTTTCTCCGCCGATCAAGTCGCGGCGGTCCGCTACCTGCTTCATGGAGGCAGCAGCAAAGAGCATCTGCGACTCGGGAGACACACCAGAGCCATCCACCAGCATGAACGCATCATCCGGGTGGATGTAGACCGGTAGGTCAAACTCGGCGGCATCGCGCGTGTGATCAATGTGGCCGTGGGTAAGTACGACGGCCTCAAACTCCAAGGACTTCTCACGCGCGAGTTGCTCAAGCTTCTCGCGCGTGTGCATCCCTGGGTCCACGATGAACGCTCGGGAACCGTTAGCCACCACATACGTGTTGGTTTTATAAGGCCCAGCGGCGAAACCGTAGATTTCAGGAGCGCTCATTACTTGAGGGCCGCCAAAGCTGCGTCGTAGTCCGGCTCAGTCGTGACCTCCGGAACCAGCTCGGTGTAGGTCACCTTGTGATCCTCGTCGGTGACGATGACCGCGCGGGCGAACAAGCCCTTGAGCGGGGAGCCTTCCAGGACGAGACCGAGCTTATCGGCGAAATCAGAGCGGAAATCAGAAGCACTGACGACGTTCTCGATGCCTTCTGCAGCGCAGAAACGCTCCTGCGCGAAAGGAAGGTCGCGGGAGACGGACAGGACAACGGTGTTCTCTAGACCAGCTGCCTCTTCGTTGAACTTACGCAGCTGTGCCGCGCACACACCAGTATCCACGGATGGGAAGCAGGACACCACCAAGCGCTTGCCTGCGAAGTCAGCGTTGGTCAACTCTGCCAAGTCGGTTCCCACGAGGGTGAAGTCCGGCAGGGCGTCACCAACCTTGGGAAGCTCTGCATTGGTTTCGACGGGTTTATTCTGAAAATTCGTTGTAGCCATGGCACCCAAGCGTACTGACCCTCGGGGCGGCTCGCCACGGTGCACAACGGTGCGGTTAGGATGAGTGGGTCGAAAGTTTGTGAACCACCACAGTGAAGGAAACATAAGTGTCTACTAACAGCCAGCGCTTGGATGATGCGCTCAATCAGCTCGATCGCGAGCTGAAGTCCCGTGACCGCAAACAAAAGAGCCGCCCGCTAGGCGTCGTTCTCATGGCCGCCGTGGTCATTATCACCCTCGTTGGCGGTATCTGGTTCCTGTCCACGCGCTCGTCAGAGGAAGAAGAAATCCAGGCCGAAGAGAGCTCCGCTGCGAATACCACCACCGAAGCCCCCACTGCCGAGGCATTGAGCGGCAAGCGCGCTAAGCCCCTTGGTGAGACCGTCACCTGTGAATACCCGGAGTCTGGCGACGCTTCCCGTGAGGTCCCCACTCCGCAGGGCAAGGACATTCCCGCCAAGGGCGAGGTGACCGTCAACTTCGCCACCAAGCAAGGCGATATTGAAATGACTCTTGATCGCTCCCTGGCTCCGTGCACCGTCAACGCGATTACGGACATGATTTCGGCGAAGTATTACGACGACACCGTGTGCCACCGCATGACTGATGGCGGCATCTTCGTCCTGCAGTGCGGTGACCCGTCCGGTAAGGGTTCCGGCGGACCGGATTTCCAATTTGCCAACGAGTATCCCACTGATGAGGCTGACGACGCCGCAATGGCCCAGCCGGCTCTGTACCCGAAGGGTTCCATCGCCATGGCTAACGCCGGCG
Protein-coding regions in this window:
- a CDS encoding peptidylprolyl isomerase; this encodes MSTNSQRLDDALNQLDRELKSRDRKQKSRPLGVVLMAAVVIITLVGGIWFLSTRSSEEEEIQAEESSAANTTTEAPTAEALSGKRAKPLGETVTCEYPESGDASREVPTPQGKDIPAKGEVTVNFATKQGDIEMTLDRSLAPCTVNAITDMISAKYYDDTVCHRMTDGGIFVLQCGDPSGKGSGGPDFQFANEYPTDEADDAAMAQPALYPKGSIAMANAGEDTNGSQFFINYKDSELPPAYTYFGNLTEKGQKTIDAIAAKGVKDGQSDGEPAEEVRITKATIES
- the hisS gene encoding histidine--tRNA ligase; translation: MSDKKQFKALSAPKGVPDYVPPQSAIFAKVREAFVHQAHLSGFQHIELPVFEDTSLFARGVGESTDVVSKEMYTFADRGDRSVTLRPEGTAGVMRAVIEHNLDRGQLPVKLNYFGPFFRYERPQAGRYRQLQQVGVEAIGVDDPALDAEIIALADRSYRSLGLSQFRLELTSLGDHDCRPAYREKLQEFLFKLDLDEETKARAELNPLRVLDDKRPEVQEQLVDAPLMLDHLNAECREHFETVTGLLDDMGVPYTINPRMVRGLDYYTKTCFEFVHDGLGAQSGIGGGGRYDGLMAQLGGQELSGIGYGLGVDRTVLALEAEGVELEGVDERVAVYGVALGAAAKQKMVSIINDLRKAGISADMSFGDRGLKGAMKGADRANARFALVLGDQELEAGSVALKDLRAHEQHDVPVGDIVNQLRQLV
- the tpx gene encoding thiol peroxidase; its protein translation is MATTNFQNKPVETNAELPKVGDALPDFTLVGTDLAELTNADFAGKRLVVSCFPSVDTGVCAAQLRKFNEEAAGLENTVVLSVSRDLPFAQERFCAAEGIENVVSASDFRSDFADKLGLVLEGSPLKGLFARAVIVTDEDHKVTYTELVPEVTTEPDYDAALAALK
- a CDS encoding MBL fold metallo-hydrolase; this encodes MSAPEIYGFAAGPYKTNTYVVANGSRAFIVDPGMHTREKLEQLAREKSLEFEAVVLTHGHIDHTRDAAEFDLPVYIHPDDAFMLVDGSGVSPESQMLFAAASMKQVADRRDLIGGETLSLVGLEFDLLHAPGHSPGCVILVAEGIALTGDVLFKGSIGRTDLPHSDHAAMQRSLRGPVWGLDDSLAILPGHGPTTTMRRERATNPFLRAAGDVL